The proteins below are encoded in one region of Puntigrus tetrazona isolate hp1 chromosome 5, ASM1883169v1, whole genome shotgun sequence:
- the grk1b gene encoding rhodopsin kinase GRK1b, with protein MDIGGLETVVANSAYVSARGSIDGAAAATMRDKKYRTKLNLPHIRQCEHMKTTVDSSFDSMCVRQPIGKRLFQQYLESEPAHKNPVDLWKDIEDYNVAQENDRAKKAQNMVNKYYESSSKNFCDFLGDKAVSRVKEDFKNIRGDLFKESEQQLLVHLEAKALNGFKDSMYFLRYVQFKWLESQPVTEDWFMDFRVLGKGGFGEVHACQMKATGKMYANKKLNKKRLKKRKGYDGAIIEKRILAKVHSRFIVTLAYAFQTKTDLCLVMTIMNGGDLRFHMYNVDEKNPGFNETRACYYTAQIICGLEHLHQHRIVYRDLKPENVLLDDAGHVRLSDLGLAVELPPGKDKTQGYAGTPGFMAPELLQKKEYDYTVDYFTLGVTLYEMVAAKGPFRCRGEQVDNNEVTRRILNDPVSYPPTFSQELKDLCEGLMEKDPEKRLGFKNNECADLKNQSFFKPLNWGRLEAGMLPPPFIPDPKMVYAKDIDDVGAFSTIKGVVIDNSDNEFYDDFATGNVPIPWQEEMVETGVFGELNIWGPNGKLPNDLDPNYVEAKGGGCVLL; from the exons ATGGATATCGGAGGTTTGGAGACTGTGGTGGCCAACTCGGCCTATGTGTCAGCACGCGGGAGTATAGACGGCGCTGCCGCGGCAACTATGCGTGACAAGAAATACCGCACCAAGCTCAACCTGCCGCACATCAGACAATGTGAACATATGAAGACTACGGTGGATTCTTCCTTTGACAGTATGTGTGTACGCCAACCGATTGGTAAACGcctctttcagcaataccttgAAAGTGAACCTGCTCACAAGAATCCTGTAGATTTGTGGAAAGACATTGAAGACTACAACGTTGCCCAGGAAAATGACAGAGCTAAGAAAGCACAAAATATGGTCAACAAATACTATGAGTCTTCCTCCAAGAACTTCTGCGACTTCCTGGGGGACAAAGCTGTGAGCAGGGTGAAAGAGGACTTCAAGAACATTCGAGGAGATCTGTTTAAAGAGAGCGAACAGCAGCTCCTTGTCCACCTGGAAGCTAAAGCCCTCAATGGCTTCAAGGACAGCATGTACTTTCTGCGTTACGTACAGTTTAAATGGCTGGAGAGCCAGCCCGTTACTGAAGATTGGTTCATGGATTTCAGAGTGCTTGGGAAAGGTGGATTTGGTGAGGTCCATGCTTGCCAAATGAAGGCTACAGGGAAGATGTACGCTAACAAGAAACTGAACAAGAAGAGGTTGAAGAAACGTAAAGGTTATGAC GGTGCTATTATTGAGAAGCGGATCCTGGCTAAAGTGCACAGTCGTTTCATTGTGACCCTGGCCTATGCTTTCCAGACCAAAACCGACCTCTGCCTGGTCATGACCATCATGAATGGTGGAGACCTCAG ATTTCATATGTATAATGTGGATGAGAAGAATCCAGGCTTCAATGAAACTAGAGCTTGTTATTACACGGCTCAGATCATCTGTGGGCTTGAGCATTTACACCAGCACAGGATTGTGTACAGAGACCTCAAGCCAGAGAACGTCCTCTTAGATGATGCAG GACATGTGCGTCTCTCTGATCTAGGGTTGGCTGTTGAATTACCTCCGGGAAAAGATAAAACACAAGGATATGCCGGGACCCCAG GTTTCATGGCTCCAGAACTTCTACAGAAGAAAGAGTATGACTACACTGTAGATTACTTCACTCTTGGGGTCACTTTATATGAAATGGTTGCCGCCAAGGGACCTTTCAGGTGTCGTGGAGAGCAG GTGGACAACAATGAAGTGACACGGCGCATCCTGAATGACCCAGTCTCGTACCCCCCGACCTTCAGCCAAGAGCTTAAAGACCTCTGTGAAGGACTTATGGAGAAAGATCCAGAGAAGAGACTTGGCTTCAAGAACAATGAGTGTGCTGACCTGAAGAACCAGTCTTTCTTTAAACCGCTCAACTGGGGTAGATTAGAGGCTG gTATGCTTCCTCCTCCTTTTATCCCAGATCCTAAGATGGTCTATGCCAAAGACATTGATGATGTAGGAGCGTTCAGCACGATAAAAGGTGTTGTGATTGACAACAGTGACAATGAATTCTACGATGATTTTGCAACTGGGAACGTACCAATTCCATGGCAGGAGGAGATGGTTGAGACAGGTGTGTTTGGGGAGCTTAATATCTGGGGACCAAACGGAAAACTCCCAAACGATCTGGATCCCAACTATGTGGAAGCAAAAGGAGGGGGATGTGTTCtgctgtga